A portion of the Granulosicoccus antarcticus IMCC3135 genome contains these proteins:
- the cysB gene encoding HTH-type transcriptional regulator CysB has product MKLQQLRCIVAMVRNNLNVSETAASLHTSQPGVSKQIKQLEDEVGVQLFERSGRQIIAITPAGKDIIPVAERILAGTDDIRNLGRQHADPNSGELRLATTHTQARYVLPAIIQSFGDRYPRVNIHLHQGTPRQMATMVESGEVDFVIATEGQHYYDNLVMLPCSYWSRAVVVKPEHALFKLSQLGSLTLEALASFPLITYVFGFTGQSQLDKAFRARGLEPNVVLTAADTDVIKTYVRSGLGVGIIARMAYEQKLDADLKLLDAGHLFDRSTTHIGMRQHRELRPFMYDFIEQFAPHLTTERVDAALNAHSVRERQKLFEGVELPQL; this is encoded by the coding sequence GTGAAGCTGCAGCAATTGCGGTGCATCGTGGCGATGGTGCGCAACAATCTGAATGTCTCCGAGACGGCTGCGTCGCTGCATACCTCTCAACCTGGTGTCAGCAAGCAGATCAAACAGCTGGAAGATGAAGTTGGCGTGCAGTTGTTCGAGCGCAGCGGTCGGCAGATCATTGCCATCACTCCCGCGGGTAAGGACATCATTCCAGTGGCTGAGCGTATTCTTGCCGGAACTGACGATATCCGCAATCTGGGCCGGCAGCATGCCGACCCCAATAGCGGAGAGCTGCGACTGGCGACCACTCATACTCAGGCGCGCTACGTTCTGCCTGCCATTATCCAGTCTTTCGGGGATCGCTATCCCAGAGTCAATATTCATCTGCATCAGGGAACTCCCAGGCAGATGGCGACGATGGTAGAAAGCGGAGAAGTTGATTTCGTTATCGCAACGGAAGGGCAGCACTATTACGACAATCTGGTGATGCTGCCTTGCTCTTACTGGAGTCGGGCAGTGGTGGTCAAGCCAGAGCATGCCCTGTTCAAATTATCGCAGTTAGGCAGTCTGACTCTGGAAGCGCTGGCCAGTTTTCCACTGATTACCTATGTATTCGGGTTTACTGGTCAATCACAGCTGGATAAGGCATTTCGTGCGCGCGGTCTGGAGCCCAATGTTGTCCTGACAGCCGCTGATACCGATGTCATCAAGACCTACGTAAGGTCAGGATTAGGCGTCGGCATCATCGCCCGAATGGCCTATGAGCAAAAACTGGATGCCGATCTCAAGCTACTGGATGCGGGTCATCTGTTTGATCGCAGCACCACGCATATCGGCATGCGACAGCATCGTGAGCTGCGACCCTTCATGTATGACTTTATCGAGCAGTTCGCACCCCACCTGACGACTGAGCGAGTTGATGCCGCTCTTAATGCCCACAGCGTGCGCGAGCGGCAGAAATTATTTGAGGGTGTGGAACTGCCCCAGCTGTAA
- a CDS encoding peptide chain release factor 3 has protein sequence MADARLTKEINRRRTFAIISHPDAGKTTLTEKLLLFGGAIQLAGTVKGRKAARHATSDWMAMEKERGISVTSSVMQFPYRDHIVNLLDTPGHEDFSEDTYRTLTAVDSALMVIDVAKGVEGRTEKLMDVCRLRTTPVMTFINKMDREGRDPIDLMDEVESMLKIRCAPITWPIGMGKRFKGVYHLHTGKVHFYSSTHGGKVQTGEVVEGLDNPKLDELLGDMARELREEVELVQGACNEFDLDAYRAGDLTPVYFGSAINNFGVAELLDDFVKYAPGPQERNTVTREVKPSEEKFTGFAFKIQANMDPQHRDRVAFVRICSGTFSKGMKVKHVRLGKEVRLNDALTFMAADRGHVEEAFSGDIIGLHNHGTIRIGDTFTEGEDLAFTGIPNFAPELFRRAVLKDPLKMKALQKGLSQLCEEGATQLFKPMVSNDLILGAVGVLQFEVVAQRLRDEYKVECQFETVGVQQARWIRCEDEKMLSDFTRKLDMNLSIDHSGELVYLAPTRVNLQMSQERWPNVEFLATREQVFN, from the coding sequence ATGGCTGATGCCAGATTGACTAAGGAAATCAACCGGCGACGAACGTTTGCGATCATCTCGCATCCTGACGCCGGCAAGACCACGCTTACAGAAAAGCTGCTGTTGTTCGGTGGTGCCATTCAGCTGGCCGGAACCGTCAAGGGGCGTAAAGCTGCGCGACATGCCACCTCGGACTGGATGGCAATGGAAAAAGAGCGCGGTATTTCCGTGACCTCTTCGGTGATGCAGTTCCCCTATCGCGATCATATTGTCAATCTGCTGGATACTCCGGGGCACGAAGACTTCTCGGAAGATACCTATCGAACGCTGACGGCTGTGGATTCTGCACTCATGGTCATCGATGTGGCCAAAGGGGTTGAGGGACGTACTGAAAAGCTGATGGATGTCTGCCGGCTGCGTACAACGCCCGTCATGACGTTCATCAACAAGATGGATCGAGAGGGGCGCGACCCCATTGATCTGATGGACGAAGTCGAGAGCATGCTCAAAATCCGCTGTGCGCCAATTACCTGGCCTATCGGCATGGGCAAGCGGTTCAAGGGCGTCTATCACCTGCATACCGGCAAGGTCCATTTCTATTCCTCGACTCATGGCGGCAAAGTACAGACCGGAGAAGTGGTGGAAGGTCTGGACAATCCGAAGTTGGATGAACTGCTTGGGGATATGGCCAGAGAACTGCGTGAAGAGGTTGAGCTGGTTCAGGGTGCCTGCAACGAATTTGATCTTGATGCCTATCGGGCTGGCGATCTTACGCCAGTGTATTTCGGCTCTGCCATCAATAATTTTGGTGTTGCAGAATTGCTGGACGATTTTGTCAAGTATGCCCCGGGTCCACAAGAGCGCAACACGGTGACTCGCGAGGTCAAGCCAAGCGAAGAGAAATTCACCGGATTTGCGTTCAAGATTCAGGCAAACATGGATCCCCAGCATCGCGATCGAGTGGCCTTTGTCCGCATCTGTTCCGGCACATTCTCCAAGGGCATGAAGGTGAAGCATGTACGTCTGGGCAAGGAAGTACGCCTCAATGACGCACTGACTTTCATGGCGGCCGATCGTGGGCATGTTGAGGAGGCATTCAGCGGTGACATCATCGGTCTGCACAATCACGGCACCATCCGTATCGGAGATACCTTTACAGAAGGTGAAGATCTGGCATTTACAGGTATTCCCAATTTTGCTCCCGAGCTGTTCCGGCGTGCAGTGCTGAAGGACCCACTGAAGATGAAGGCCTTGCAGAAAGGGCTTAGTCAGTTATGCGAAGAGGGTGCCACACAGTTATTCAAGCCAATGGTAAGCAATGATCTGATTCTGGGGGCTGTCGGTGTGCTGCAGTTCGAGGTAGTTGCTCAGCGTCTGCGGGATGAGTACAAGGTGGAGTGTCAGTTTGAGACGGTAGGTGTGCAGCAGGCGCGCTGGATACGATGTGAGGATGAAAAGATGTTGTCCGATTTCACTCGCAAGCTGGATATGAACCTGTCCATCGATCACTCCGGCGAACTGGTCTATCTGGCGCCTACGCGGGTGAACCTGCAGATGTCTCAGGAGCGCTGGCCGAATGTCGAGTTTCTGGCGACGCGTGAACAGGTGTTCAATTAA
- the rimI gene encoding ribosomal protein S18-alanine N-acetyltransferase produces MSASLSAAVPVFAPMRPDHVANIGIMDRRNYEYAWTDGIFRDCLKAGYICPLMMIDDKIIGYGILQIGADEAHVLNLCIDKPWQRQGYAPILLEYLASQSIAKRAHIMFLEVRPSNTRAVELYQRSGFNEIGLRKNYYNTRDGREDALVMARNLPGAEDQFSS; encoded by the coding sequence GTGAGTGCCAGTCTATCTGCGGCTGTACCTGTCTTTGCCCCTATGCGTCCCGATCATGTCGCCAATATCGGCATCATGGATCGTCGGAACTACGAATATGCATGGACCGATGGCATCTTTCGCGATTGTCTGAAGGCTGGCTATATCTGTCCACTGATGATGATTGACGACAAGATTATCGGTTACGGTATTCTGCAGATCGGTGCCGATGAGGCACATGTTCTCAATCTGTGTATCGACAAGCCCTGGCAGCGACAGGGTTATGCGCCCATCTTGCTTGAGTATCTGGCCAGTCAGTCAATCGCCAAGCGTGCACACATCATGTTTCTGGAGGTGCGCCCCTCCAATACCAGAGCCGTTGAGCTTTATCAGCGTTCCGGGTTCAATGAGATAGGGTTACGAAAGAACTACTACAACACGCGCGATGGACGTGAAGATGCGCTGGTTATGGCCAGAAATCTGCCCGGTGCCGAGGATCAGTTTTCAAGCTAG
- a CDS encoding CDP-alcohol phosphatidyltransferase family protein has product MMVESSEGRKRPSRGIYLLPNLFTTSALFAGFYSIILAYGGSYQNAGIAIIVAMVLDGADGRVARMTNTTTAFGAEYDSMADMISFGMAPAFLMYSWSLSSLTAEYHGQLGWVLAFVYTACCGLRLARFNVAVGTADKRFFQGLACPSAAAVLASFVWVMDGVGVSGPDVVVLVGIMTLFTGIAMVSTFTYYSFKDLGTNRKVPFAMLLGLLLLFVVTAVDPGKMILIASAIYALSGPVYYLFRVYRKRTKHSL; this is encoded by the coding sequence ATGATGGTGGAGTCAAGCGAGGGGCGAAAGCGGCCGTCCAGAGGGATATATCTGCTGCCCAATCTGTTTACGACGAGTGCGTTGTTTGCCGGGTTCTACAGCATTATTCTGGCCTATGGAGGGTCCTACCAGAATGCAGGCATCGCCATCATTGTTGCCATGGTGCTGGATGGGGCTGACGGGCGAGTAGCTCGCATGACCAACACCACGACGGCGTTTGGTGCCGAGTACGACAGCATGGCCGATATGATTTCTTTCGGCATGGCACCAGCCTTTCTGATGTACAGCTGGTCGTTGTCCAGTCTGACCGCCGAATACCACGGCCAGCTTGGCTGGGTGTTGGCGTTCGTCTACACCGCCTGCTGCGGTCTGCGATTGGCCAGATTCAATGTGGCTGTGGGAACGGCCGACAAACGCTTTTTTCAGGGACTTGCCTGTCCGTCGGCTGCGGCCGTGCTCGCAAGCTTTGTCTGGGTGATGGATGGTGTGGGTGTCAGTGGGCCAGATGTTGTGGTCTTGGTCGGCATCATGACGCTGTTCACTGGGATCGCCATGGTCAGCACCTTCACCTATTACAGTTTCAAGGATCTGGGAACCAACCGCAAAGTGCCCTTTGCCATGTTGCTGGGCCTGCTCTTGTTGTTTGTGGTGACGGCGGTAGACCCTGGCAAGATGATTCTTATCGCCTCGGCAATCTATGCCTTGTCAGGTCCGGTCTATTATCTGTTCCGTGTCTATCGCAAGCGTACCAAGCACTCGCTCTGA
- the ilvN gene encoding acetolactate synthase small subunit, whose amino-acid sequence MRRHVIAVLLENESGALSRVAGLFSARGYNIESLTVAATHDPTLSRMTIVTIGTDRVVEQIIKQLNKLVDVVRLTDLTEVPFIEREIMMVKVRAVDSGREELKRMTDIFRGRILDVTESSYVIELTGDDHKLSAFLDAIGRDNIIEAVRSGATGIARGDKSLKP is encoded by the coding sequence ATGCGTAGGCACGTAATTGCTGTTCTGCTGGAAAACGAATCCGGTGCACTGTCACGTGTTGCTGGCCTGTTCAGTGCTCGTGGCTATAACATCGAGTCATTGACGGTTGCAGCGACGCACGATCCGACTTTGTCACGCATGACGATCGTTACCATTGGTACCGATAGAGTTGTTGAGCAAATCATCAAACAGTTGAACAAACTGGTGGATGTCGTACGCCTGACAGATCTGACGGAAGTACCGTTTATTGAACGGGAAATAATGATGGTCAAGGTGCGAGCGGTCGATTCAGGTCGTGAAGAGCTCAAACGCATGACGGATATTTTCCGTGGACGCATCCTCGATGTAACAGAGTCAAGTTACGTTATCGAGCTGACTGGCGATGATCACAAGTTGTCGGCTTTTCTTGATGCCATCGGGCGGGATAACATCATTGAAGCGGTGCGTTCGGGCGCTACGGGCATTGCTCGTGGTGATAAAAGCCTGAAGCCTTGA
- the ilvB gene encoding biosynthetic-type acetolactate synthase large subunit, whose translation MELSGGEILIEALKEEGVEFLFGYPGGAVLHIYDALYEQNSVKHILVRHEQGATHAADGYARATGKPGVVLVTSGPGATNAVTGIATAFMDSIPMVVLSGQVNSRFIGSDAFQEVDCVGITRPCVKHNFLVDSLENFAETLKKAFHVATTGRPGPVVVDIPKDFTAPGVTVPFSYPKTVNMRSYSPAEQGHPGQIRKAVDLILSAKRPMIYSGGGVVLGNASAQLREFTEILGYPITQTLMGLGAFPASNKQNLGMLGMHGTYEANMAMHDCDVLIAIGARFDDRVTGEIESFCPEAKIVHIDVDPASISKNVTVDVPIVGNVTHVLDAMIALIKDTSKRADPADIAQWWATITQWRSTNCMAYELSDTLIKPQAVVEALSRETNGDAFICSDVGQHQMWAAQFYGFNKPRRWINSGGLGTMGFGLPAAIGVQLAYPDEVVACVTGEASVQMCIQELSTAMQYSTPIKVISLNNRYMGMVRQWQEFNYDKRYSHSYMDALPDFVKLAESYGHVGMRIDKPSDVEGALKEAFAMKDRLVFMDFQTDQTENVYPMIEAGKGHHEMRLNPARELA comes from the coding sequence GTGGAATTATCCGGTGGTGAGATACTGATCGAAGCGCTCAAAGAAGAGGGCGTGGAATTTCTATTTGGTTATCCAGGTGGGGCTGTGCTGCACATCTATGATGCCCTGTACGAGCAGAACTCGGTCAAGCATATTCTGGTGCGGCACGAGCAAGGGGCAACCCATGCTGCTGATGGTTACGCGCGTGCAACGGGCAAACCGGGTGTGGTTCTGGTGACATCCGGTCCGGGTGCGACCAATGCGGTGACGGGTATAGCAACAGCCTTCATGGATTCAATTCCCATGGTGGTGCTCTCCGGACAGGTAAACAGCCGTTTTATCGGTAGTGATGCCTTTCAGGAAGTGGACTGCGTTGGCATTACGCGTCCCTGCGTCAAGCACAACTTCCTGGTGGATTCACTGGAAAACTTTGCTGAAACCCTCAAGAAGGCGTTTCACGTGGCGACAACCGGTCGTCCGGGTCCTGTTGTTGTGGATATTCCCAAGGATTTTACAGCGCCGGGTGTAACGGTCCCATTCAGTTACCCCAAGACCGTCAACATGCGCTCCTACAGTCCTGCCGAGCAAGGTCATCCGGGTCAGATTCGCAAAGCGGTGGATCTCATCCTGTCTGCCAAACGTCCCATGATCTATTCGGGCGGCGGCGTCGTGCTGGGCAATGCCTCGGCACAACTGCGCGAATTTACCGAAATACTGGGCTATCCCATTACGCAAACCCTGATGGGACTGGGTGCTTTTCCAGCTTCCAACAAACAGAACCTGGGCATGCTGGGCATGCACGGCACCTATGAAGCCAACATGGCCATGCACGATTGTGATGTGCTGATTGCCATTGGTGCGCGCTTTGATGACCGTGTAACGGGTGAAATCGAGAGCTTCTGTCCGGAAGCCAAAATTGTGCATATCGATGTCGATCCGGCTTCGATTTCCAAGAACGTAACGGTTGACGTGCCTATCGTGGGTAACGTTACTCACGTGCTTGACGCGATGATTGCTCTGATCAAAGACACCAGCAAGCGGGCCGATCCTGCCGATATTGCACAATGGTGGGCGACCATCACTCAGTGGCGCAGCACCAACTGCATGGCCTATGAGCTCAGCGATACGCTGATCAAGCCGCAGGCAGTCGTTGAAGCCTTGTCACGTGAGACCAATGGCGACGCCTTTATCTGCTCCGATGTCGGTCAGCACCAGATGTGGGCAGCGCAGTTCTACGGCTTCAACAAGCCACGTCGCTGGATCAATTCCGGCGGTCTGGGCACCATGGGCTTCGGTCTTCCGGCGGCCATTGGCGTACAACTGGCCTACCCTGATGAAGTGGTTGCCTGCGTTACTGGTGAGGCGAGTGTCCAGATGTGTATTCAGGAACTCTCTACCGCTATGCAGTACAGCACTCCCATCAAGGTCATCAGCCTGAATAATCGTTATATGGGTATGGTGCGTCAGTGGCAGGAGTTCAACTACGACAAACGCTACTCGCATTCGTACATGGATGCCTTGCCTGACTTCGTCAAGCTGGCTGAGAGTTATGGGCACGTCGGTATGCGTATTGACAAGCCATCGGATGTTGAAGGCGCTTTGAAGGAAGCCTTTGCCATGAAGGATCGTCTGGTGTTCATGGATTTTCAGACTGATCAGACCGAAAATGTCTATCCCATGATTGAAGCTGGTAAAGGGCATCACGAGATGCGTTTGAACCCTGCACGGGAGCTGGCGTAA
- a CDS encoding M48 family metalloprotease, with protein sequence MQAVTGDQKEAHDRLARTKQHIVEQLSVDCEKTLKHIVYSKHSCPSFSDSAKVTRSGGWLRRSCSCLLLGVMLSISAAAVMAQQNLPDMGEPADNALSPNEERQLGAQFMRQIRSQLPIIRDVQLSEYIQSLGTQLAHAAGKSDAQDFTFFLIDDPQINAFAIPGGYVGVNSGLIAVMGQEEQLASVVAHEVAHVTQRHHARAFATGNRATLSTAAAILAAIIIGQASPQAGQAALAAGLAASQQSAINFTRSNEVEADRIGIEILANAGYDSRAMAESFSILRKKNSLNTSDLQLEYLRTHPLDNNRIAEATDRADNKPHIARLNSPDYALFRARLAVLSASDSSELMRTYLAQYQRKPTVGSSYALALIHQRANRPDDAKRYLKELDTLISANPMVELLRADIAGLNNQRSDDAVLSALSELYPERYSIVEKRLDQLTQDRRLGQAKQVATHYLRNTSNPDPLAWRQLASIQEQLDDQAGSHESLARYFEALDELGRATSQLELALRQVPAASQDKLRLEASLKELRNKATSLR encoded by the coding sequence TTGCAAGCGGTAACGGGAGACCAGAAAGAGGCTCATGATAGATTGGCACGAACCAAGCAGCATATTGTCGAACAGCTATCTGTCGACTGTGAAAAAACATTGAAGCACATCGTGTATTCGAAACATTCTTGCCCATCATTCAGCGACAGTGCCAAAGTCACTCGATCCGGTGGCTGGCTGCGCCGTAGCTGCAGCTGCCTGCTGCTGGGCGTCATGCTGTCAATCAGCGCCGCTGCCGTCATGGCGCAGCAGAACCTCCCTGATATGGGAGAACCGGCAGATAACGCGCTGTCGCCCAACGAAGAGCGCCAGCTCGGTGCGCAGTTCATGCGCCAGATACGCTCTCAACTACCGATAATCAGGGACGTCCAGCTGAGTGAATACATCCAGAGCCTGGGCACACAGTTAGCACACGCAGCAGGCAAGAGCGATGCACAGGATTTCACGTTTTTTCTCATTGATGATCCACAAATCAACGCTTTTGCCATCCCGGGCGGCTATGTCGGTGTGAACTCAGGCCTCATTGCCGTCATGGGTCAGGAAGAACAACTCGCCAGTGTCGTGGCCCACGAGGTGGCTCACGTAACACAAAGGCACCACGCCCGCGCCTTTGCAACCGGCAACCGGGCCACCCTGAGCACCGCTGCGGCCATACTGGCGGCCATCATTATCGGGCAGGCATCACCCCAGGCAGGACAGGCGGCACTGGCAGCAGGTCTGGCGGCCAGCCAGCAATCAGCCATCAACTTCACCCGTAGCAACGAGGTCGAAGCTGACCGCATCGGTATCGAAATTCTGGCCAATGCCGGCTACGACTCTCGGGCCATGGCCGAATCGTTCTCGATTCTGCGCAAAAAGAATTCGCTCAATACTTCCGATCTACAGCTCGAATACCTTCGGACTCACCCGCTTGATAACAACCGGATTGCCGAAGCCACAGACCGTGCGGATAACAAACCGCATATCGCACGACTCAACTCGCCTGACTACGCCCTGTTTCGGGCCAGACTGGCCGTGCTCAGCGCCAGCGATTCCAGTGAGTTGATGCGCACCTATCTGGCCCAGTATCAGAGAAAGCCGACTGTCGGCAGTAGTTACGCCCTGGCGCTGATCCACCAGAGGGCCAACCGCCCTGACGATGCCAAACGCTACCTGAAGGAACTGGACACGCTGATCTCGGCCAATCCAATGGTTGAGTTACTGCGAGCAGACATCGCCGGTCTGAACAACCAGCGCAGCGACGATGCGGTACTTTCGGCACTTTCAGAGCTTTACCCTGAACGCTATTCGATCGTTGAAAAGCGTCTGGACCAGCTCACGCAGGACAGACGCCTGGGCCAGGCAAAGCAGGTTGCCACACACTACCTGCGCAATACCAGCAATCCCGATCCACTCGCCTGGCGTCAGCTGGCAAGCATTCAGGAACAACTGGATGACCAGGCCGGTAGCCACGAATCTCTGGCCCGCTACTTTGAAGCCCTCGATGAGCTGGGACGTGCCACCAGTCAGCTGGAATTGGCGTTGCGGCAAGTACCTGCAGCGTCACAGGACAAGTTGCGGCTGGAGGCCAGTTTGAAGGAGTTGCGTAACAAGGCGACCAGCCTGCGTTAG
- the pckA gene encoding phosphoenolpyruvate carboxykinase (ATP): MNQTARVLSPSLDLTPYGIPTVTDIVHNPTYEQLFLEETKSDLTGLECGTLTQSGAIAVDTGAFTGRSPKDKYIVKDALTEDTLWWADQGANDNKAISEAVWEDLKALVSNHLNGKRLFVVDAFCGANENSRLGVRFITEVAWQAHFVTNMFIRPSASELADFTPDFVVMNAASVVNDKWQEHGLNSENFVAFNYTQKVQLIGGTWYGGEMKKGMFSYMNYLLPLKGIASMHCSANVGEAGDTAVFFGLSGTGKTTLSTDPKRKLIGDDEHGWDDDGVFNFEGGCYAKTIRLSAEAEPDIYGAIRRDALLENVVVNDDGVIDFDDASKAENARVSYPMYHIDNIVKPVSRAGHADKVIFLTADAFGVLPAVSMLTPEQARYHFLAGFTAKMAGTELGITKPQPTFSACFGKAFLSLHPTQYAEVLGKRMEASGAKAYLVNTGWNGSGKRISIKATRAIIDAILDGSIENSETSVVPVFNLQVPTTLPAVESQLLDPRNTYEDASEWQTAADKLAQLFIDNFVQFTDTESGKALVAAGPTIA; encoded by the coding sequence ATGAATCAGACGGCTCGCGTCCTCTCTCCCAGTCTGGATCTGACACCGTACGGTATCCCTACTGTCACGGACATTGTCCACAACCCGACCTATGAGCAATTGTTCCTGGAAGAGACCAAAAGCGATCTGACTGGGCTGGAGTGCGGCACATTGACTCAGTCAGGTGCTATCGCTGTCGATACGGGTGCGTTTACGGGTCGTAGTCCGAAAGACAAGTACATCGTCAAGGACGCTTTGACGGAAGATACCTTGTGGTGGGCTGACCAGGGTGCCAACGACAACAAGGCCATCTCAGAGGCCGTCTGGGAAGACTTGAAAGCGCTGGTATCCAATCATCTTAACGGTAAGCGCCTGTTCGTCGTAGATGCATTCTGCGGCGCTAACGAGAACTCTCGCCTGGGGGTGAGGTTCATTACCGAAGTTGCCTGGCAGGCGCATTTCGTTACCAATATGTTTATCCGTCCTTCGGCTTCGGAACTGGCTGATTTCACGCCTGATTTCGTTGTGATGAATGCCGCCTCGGTTGTCAATGACAAGTGGCAGGAGCACGGCTTGAACTCTGAAAACTTCGTGGCTTTCAACTACACGCAGAAAGTTCAGTTGATCGGTGGCACCTGGTACGGTGGCGAGATGAAGAAAGGGATGTTCTCGTACATGAACTACCTGTTGCCACTCAAAGGCATTGCTTCCATGCATTGCTCGGCAAACGTCGGTGAGGCTGGCGATACCGCTGTCTTTTTCGGTTTGTCCGGTACTGGCAAGACCACGTTGTCTACTGATCCGAAGCGCAAGCTGATCGGTGATGATGAGCACGGCTGGGATGATGACGGTGTTTTCAATTTCGAAGGTGGCTGCTATGCAAAGACCATTCGACTGAGTGCCGAAGCTGAGCCTGACATCTATGGCGCTATCCGACGTGATGCACTACTGGAGAACGTTGTAGTAAACGACGATGGTGTTATTGATTTTGATGATGCCAGCAAGGCTGAGAACGCACGCGTCTCCTACCCGATGTACCACATTGACAATATCGTCAAGCCGGTATCTCGTGCAGGTCATGCCGACAAGGTGATTTTCCTGACTGCTGATGCTTTTGGTGTGTTGCCAGCGGTATCCATGCTGACACCTGAGCAGGCTCGGTACCATTTTCTGGCAGGATTCACGGCCAAGATGGCCGGCACCGAGCTGGGCATCACCAAACCACAACCTACTTTTTCTGCCTGTTTCGGGAAGGCCTTTCTGAGTCTGCACCCAACTCAGTATGCTGAAGTGCTGGGCAAGCGCATGGAGGCCTCCGGAGCCAAGGCTTATCTGGTCAATACCGGCTGGAATGGTTCTGGCAAGCGAATTTCAATCAAGGCAACACGTGCCATTATCGATGCGATCCTCGATGGCTCCATCGAAAACAGCGAAACGAGCGTTGTCCCGGTATTCAATTTACAGGTGCCTACAACCTTGCCTGCTGTTGAATCACAACTGCTGGATCCTCGCAATACTTACGAAGATGCGTCTGAGTGGCAAACAGCGGCAGACAAGCTGGCTCAGTTGTTCATCGACAACTTTGTGCAATTCACTGATACCGAGAGTGGCAAGGCGCTGGTTGCGGCAGGTCCGACAATCGCCTGA
- a CDS encoding OmpA family protein, with the protein MNQTGKQGAQRSAQGVSRAAVPAAMLGCIIVLSGCSTLGNSSENRDFRNRVYVGAGVLASQLEPDTSGVTGVSVDDSMGAGGSLTLGYDIDNRFSVEGHIASLGEATLEPTGTIDYTVAGVSGLVYGLNQPNDRARREGFSVFGRLGLGALENDASGVEFERVNDVHLLAGLGLEYGLNNGLGLRAELVAHETDAKYVQLGLVYRIGSHRYGSPRSTGQPVAPSAVDDVPIVGPIVDQLPPVPVIEPEPVEELPPVKPEKITPPDADGDKVPDAEDKCLDTAPGAPVRVDGCPIFDGVVEGVNFRAGSARLTSEANVVLAGVAQTLRDYPDIRVIIEAHTDNEGAASANLQLSKRRAIAVARYLVDAGISGSRLKPQAFGESKPRTSNLTEQGRAANRRVEFSVLQ; encoded by the coding sequence ATGAATCAAACTGGCAAACAAGGCGCTCAGCGGAGTGCACAAGGAGTCTCGCGTGCGGCAGTTCCTGCCGCTATGCTGGGTTGCATTATTGTTCTGAGTGGTTGTAGTACGCTTGGAAATAGCAGTGAAAACAGAGATTTTCGCAATCGGGTCTACGTCGGTGCAGGGGTGCTGGCAAGCCAGCTGGAGCCCGATACCAGTGGTGTTACTGGCGTCTCGGTGGATGACTCCATGGGCGCTGGAGGCTCACTGACGCTTGGCTACGATATTGATAATCGTTTCAGTGTGGAGGGGCATATTGCCAGTCTGGGTGAGGCGACGCTGGAACCGACAGGTACCATCGACTATACCGTCGCTGGTGTTAGCGGGCTGGTCTACGGGTTGAATCAACCCAACGATCGTGCGCGTCGAGAAGGCTTTTCGGTATTCGGCCGACTGGGTCTGGGTGCCTTGGAGAACGATGCCAGTGGCGTAGAGTTCGAACGCGTCAATGATGTACATCTACTGGCTGGCCTCGGGCTTGAATATGGCCTGAATAATGGACTGGGGCTACGTGCAGAGCTGGTGGCACACGAAACTGATGCCAAGTATGTGCAGTTGGGTCTGGTGTACCGGATCGGTTCACATCGATATGGCAGTCCTCGAAGCACAGGACAACCAGTAGCGCCTTCAGCGGTGGATGATGTGCCAATTGTCGGTCCGATCGTCGATCAGCTACCTCCGGTACCGGTGATTGAACCAGAGCCTGTTGAGGAGTTGCCGCCGGTAAAGCCTGAAAAGATCACGCCGCCGGATGCGGATGGCGACAAAGTACCTGATGCCGAAGACAAGTGTCTGGATACGGCTCCTGGAGCTCCGGTCAGAGTGGATGGCTGTCCTATCTTTGATGGCGTGGTCGAAGGTGTCAATTTTCGAGCTGGTTCTGCCAGGCTGACAAGCGAGGCAAATGTCGTTCTCGCCGGTGTGGCGCAAACACTGCGTGATTATCCGGACATTCGAGTCATTATTGAAGCACACACGGATAACGAAGGTGCGGCGTCAGCCAATCTGCAACTGTCCAAGCGAAGAGCCATCGCGGTCGCTCGCTATCTTGTGGACGCCGGAATATCCGGTTCGCGTCTCAAGCCTCAGGCGTTTGGTGAGTCCAAGCCTCGAACCTCCAATCTGACGGAGCAGGGCAGAGCTGCCAATCGACGTGTAGAGTTTTCGGTACTCCAGTAA